In Vigna unguiculata cultivar IT97K-499-35 chromosome 3, ASM411807v1, whole genome shotgun sequence, a single genomic region encodes these proteins:
- the LOC114177170 gene encoding uncharacterized protein LOC114177170: MQKSEGCDEIYEWTLTESDTFILQLNQTMNYTRSKHPICSGDVPSATSPVNFRRSTPKIHLSARKLATRLWHFRFFHRCSSHKLQSSPPPPPPRVKRTEEEAAQGDSRKLLRDAKLNGGSVVSVLLSELLRAQTCINNLKSERKSCKKKLEEEKFLWKRRELKKNEAMLEDLRDKLARERRSKERMESLNAKLVHELAEAKLYAEQFMINYKEERRKREIIEEVCNELAMQIGEDRAKLEGIREEMEEERKMFHMAEMWREESIQMKLLDAKLALEDKYTQMIHLIAHLQSFLRSRGHELGAPESPNVELSCDLTNSNHVLHTLNEIKVKERVIGVEPCFLTTLTAPSSTVHIVSLDEDHCLDNNLHNVDQNVNGSVSEAECCENSQDGCCKHSDSEDPTLGECEGRLATRSVKNRGFRQWEILGPRNFADSMNPHITRGMKGCIEWPRGMPKINSRIIPVEERVRKEKSQLQHLRKPLA; the protein is encoded by the exons ATGCAAAAGAGTGAGGGGTGtgatgaaatttatgaatggACACTAACAGAGAGTGACACATTCATTCTCCAACTAAACCAAACAATGAACTACACTCGCAGCAAACATCCCATTTGTTCCGGTGACGTCCCTTCCGCCACTTCTCCGGTCAATTTCCGCCGCTCCACCCCCAAAATTCATCTCTCCGCCAGGAAGCTCGCGACGCGTTTATGGCACTTCCGCTTCTTCCACCGTTGCTCTTCTCACAAG CTTCAATcctctccaccaccaccaccaccacgtgTCAAGCGCACAGAGGAAGAGGCCGCACAAGGTGATAGCAGGAAGCTTCTCAGAGACGCCAAGTTAAACGGTGGCTCTGTTGTCTCTGTTCTTCTGTCAGAGCTACTTCGGGCTCAAACCTGCATTAACAACCTCAAATCAGAACGCAAATCGTGTAAGAAAAAGCTGGAGGAGGAAAAGTTCCTCTGGAAGCGTCGGGAACTGAAGAAGAACGAAGCAATGTTGGAGGACTTAAGGGATAAGTTAGCCAGGGAAAGGAGAAGCAAAGAGAGGATGGAATCGCTTAACGCCAAATTGGTACATGAGTTGGCCGAAGCAAAACTATATGCCGAGCAATTTATGATTAACTAcaaagaagaaaggagaaaaagagagaTAATAGAGGAAGTGTGCAACGAATTGGCGATGCAAATAGGAGAAGACAGAGCCAAGCTGGAGGGGATTCGTGAGGAGATGGAGGAAGAGAGAAAGATGTTTCATATGGCAGAGATGTGGAGAGAGGAGAGCATTCAGATGAAGCTGCTTGATGCCAAACTTGCCCTGGAAGATAAGTATACCCAGATGATCCACTTGATTGCGCATCTGCAAAGTTTCTTGAGGTCAAGAGGTCATGAACTGGGTGCACCTGAATCGCCCAATGttgaactttcatgtgattTAACAAACTCAAATCATGTTCTCCACACTTTGAACGAGATCAAAGTTAAAGAGAGGGTGATTGGAGTTGAACCCTGCTTCCTCACCACTCTTACTGCTCCCTCTTCCACCGTCCACATTGTTAGTCTTGACGAAGATCATTGCCTCGACAATAATCTTCACAATGTTGACCAAAACGTGAATGGATCAGTGAGTGAAGCAGAATGTTGTGAAAATTCACAGGATGGTTGTTGCAAACACTCTGACTCTGAAGATCCTACTCTTGGTGAGTGTGAAGGCAGACTTGCAACACGTTCTGTGAAGAACCGTGGGTTCAGGCAATGGGAAATATTGGGACCACGAAATTTTGCAGACTCGATGAATCCACACATCACTCGTGGGATGAAAGGGTGCATAGAATGGCCACGAGGCATGCCCAAAATCAATTCCAGGATAATTCCTGTGGAAGAAAGAGTGCGAAAGGAGAAATCTCAGTTGCAACATCTACGTAAGCCACTTGCTTAA